Proteins from a genomic interval of Heteronotia binoei isolate CCM8104 ecotype False Entrance Well chromosome 7, APGP_CSIRO_Hbin_v1, whole genome shotgun sequence:
- the RPL30 gene encoding large ribosomal subunit protein eL30 — protein sequence MVAAKKTKKSLESINSRLQLVMKSGKYVLGYKQTLKMIRQGKAKLVILANNCPALRKSEIEYYAMLAKTGVHHYSGNNIELGTACGKYYRVCTLAIIDPGDSDIIRSMPEQTSEK from the exons ATGGTGGCCGCCAAGAAGACG AAAAAGTCCCTAGAGTCCATCAACTCTAGGCTTCAGCTGGTTATGAAAAGTGGTAAATATGTTTTGGGATACAAACAGACTCTGAAAATGATCCGGCAGGGCAAAGCCAAGTTGGTCATCCTTGCCAACAACTGTCCCGCTCTGAG AAAATCGGAAATTGAGTACTATGCTATGTTGGCCAAAACTGGTGTGCACCACTACAGCGGCAACAACATTGAATTGGGTACAGCTTGTGGAAAGTACTACAGAGTATGTACACTAGCCATCATTGACCCAG GCGATTCCGACATCATTAGAAGCATGCCAGAACAAACCAGTGAGAAGTAA